Proteins co-encoded in one Gemmatimonadales bacterium genomic window:
- the aroF gene encoding 3-deoxy-7-phosphoheptulonate synthase, with amino-acid sequence MLVVMRHDAREEEIQAVVETIRSMGYEARPMPGRQRTTVGIVGNDGRVDGTRLTALAGVQELVHITQPYKLVSREWRQESTIVRLPGGLTIGGDEVPVIAGPCSVEGEAQLLAAAHIVKEAGATLLRAGAFKPRSSPYSFQGLGQEGLKLLALARRETGLLIVTEAVDPEGVDAVAEVADIIQIGARNMQNYSLLRRAGRAGKPVLLKRGIAATIQELLLAAEYLLAEGNADIVLCERGIRSYDTQNRNLLDLSAIPTVHALSHLPIIADPSHGTGRRDMVPSMARAAVAAGADGLLVEVHPSPEQALSDGAQSLRPEQFGQMMGELRLIADAIGRRIAEPAGART; translated from the coding sequence GGCCGGCAGCGGACCACCGTGGGCATCGTCGGCAATGACGGCCGCGTGGACGGCACCAGGCTGACCGCCCTGGCCGGCGTGCAGGAACTGGTGCACATCACCCAGCCCTACAAGCTGGTCTCCCGTGAGTGGAGGCAGGAGTCGACCATCGTCCGCCTCCCCGGCGGCCTGACCATCGGGGGCGACGAGGTGCCGGTCATTGCGGGCCCCTGCTCCGTCGAGGGTGAGGCACAGCTGCTCGCCGCGGCGCATATCGTGAAGGAGGCGGGCGCCACGCTCCTCCGCGCCGGCGCCTTCAAGCCACGGAGCTCGCCCTACTCGTTCCAGGGGCTGGGTCAGGAAGGGTTGAAGCTGCTGGCGCTTGCCCGCCGGGAAACCGGATTGCTGATCGTGACGGAAGCCGTGGATCCCGAAGGGGTCGACGCGGTGGCCGAGGTGGCCGACATCATCCAGATCGGCGCGCGCAACATGCAGAATTACTCCCTGCTCCGCCGGGCAGGCCGGGCCGGGAAGCCGGTCCTGTTGAAGCGCGGAATTGCCGCGACCATCCAGGAGCTGCTCCTGGCCGCCGAATACCTGCTGGCCGAGGGCAACGCCGATATCGTGCTCTGCGAGCGGGGCATCCGGAGCTACGACACCCAGAACCGCAATCTTCTCGACCTGAGCGCCATCCCCACGGTGCATGCGCTGTCCCACCTGCCGATCATTGCCGACCCGAGCCATGGCACTGGCCGGAGGGACATGGTTCCCTCGATGGCCCGGGCCGCCGTAGCCGCCGGCGCCGATGGCCTGCTGGTGGAGGTCCACCCTTCGCCCGAGCAGGCGCTCTCCGACGGCGCGCAAAGCCTCCGGCCGGAGCAGTTTGGGCAAATGATGGGAGAGCTGCGCCTCATCGCCGACGCGATCGGCCGGCGAATCGCGGAACCGGCCGGGGCGCGCACGTGA